Proteins encoded within one genomic window of Rhodohalobacter sp. SW132:
- a CDS encoding DUF429 domain-containing protein yields the protein MKTAGIDGCKAGWILITFDEEPNYKVLRTDDELQEAFQTFDRIFIDMPIGLEDEEYTRECDRLLRKELGAEYASSVFSPPIRPALHSPSYVEANMQSYEFTEKKLTVQAWNITPKIRTIDSFLRENKELTETVLESHPELLFMNLNGGMIYQKKQTKKGLRHRLSLVSDHEEIAADFFREIKEEFRRNEVGEDDIVDAMVLALAAKLSKENRIVTLPEDPPKDSEGLPMAIHYVKRTR from the coding sequence GTGAAAACTGCTGGAATAGACGGCTGCAAAGCGGGCTGGATCCTCATCACATTCGATGAAGAGCCCAATTATAAAGTGTTGCGAACGGACGATGAATTGCAGGAAGCCTTTCAAACATTCGACCGAATTTTCATCGACATGCCGATTGGCCTGGAGGATGAAGAGTATACCCGTGAATGTGATCGTCTTTTGCGGAAGGAATTAGGAGCTGAGTATGCATCGAGTGTATTTAGCCCGCCAATCCGTCCCGCTCTGCATTCGCCATCCTATGTGGAGGCAAATATGCAGAGTTATGAGTTTACGGAGAAAAAGCTAACCGTTCAGGCGTGGAATATCACACCAAAAATCCGAACAATTGATTCTTTTTTGAGAGAGAATAAAGAACTGACCGAAACCGTGCTCGAAAGTCACCCTGAGCTGCTGTTTATGAATTTGAACGGCGGAATGATCTATCAGAAAAAACAGACAAAAAAAGGGTTGAGACATCGGCTGAGCCTGGTATCAGATCACGAGGAGATTGCCGCGGACTTCTTCAGGGAAATCAAAGAGGAGTTCAGAAGAAATGAAGTGGGCGAAGACGATATTGTTGACGCTATGGTCCTTGCGCTTGCTGCAAAGCTTTCCAAAGAAAACCGAATCGTAACATTGCCGGAAGACCCTCCAAAGGATTCTGAAGGGCTGCCGATGGCCATACATTATGTAAAAAGAACGCGGTAA